From Bradysia coprophila strain Holo2 unplaced genomic scaffold, BU_Bcop_v1 contig_145, whole genome shotgun sequence:
acattattttgatAAGCAGCTGGAAATAACTCAGTCTTTATTAAAAATCGTTGTGTGATGAAATTCACCATTTGGTTTGGATTTAATtattcgaaacaaaaagtatcCATCCATCCATTCCATTGTCTAACCAGTTGGAGTAGGATCGATCAATCTTCCTTTCTcgaaattagaattttattatttaccaGACTTAAAGTTTACATTGACACGTTAACCTATTGACGCCTTTGACAACATAAATGTGTTTTGTAAACAGGTTCGAAGCAAGTTTTTAACTCTAATTAATACTCATGTTGTCGCGGTGATTAACATTTTACATACGGTAAGTAATGTttaaaaaacacttttatACTTAATTAGTCTGACGCTTTTTCGACTTGATGAAGCTTTATTAAAGAGTCCTTAGGGAGGAGTAAGAAcgataataaatttctttcattataTGTAACGTCCAAACCTAAGagtaattttacaccaatacatgtatgcgtaattttgttcgaaatttcctctttAGGTTTAATTACTCTTAGGTCCAAACAACTAATATTAGGGTACGATACATCACAGAATCCACTTATCTATAAATGACTTTATCGCAAAATGACCTACGCGCGTAAATTTACTACTCAATTTATTATTAGTGACCAAATTTGTAATTGCTGTCAGTTGAATCTTCAAGTAGAAAGATAATTTATGAGAACCTTGATAATGTTGCGACAAAATAACAGAAACCATTCGCACGTGCGAGCGTATGGTGTAGATAGTAGAATCTaattacgtaaataactatttaagcTCCTCAAACGGATTGTCTAGTTGGAgtaaatgatgaaaatatttttttatctttattGCATTTAATCTAATACACCAATTGAAGGTGAATGACtgatttcatacaaacaatttGTTGATTATTTTAAGGGATTAAGCAAGAAGTTGCGAAGAGGTGAGAAGCtaatattgaaatttctttcTACAGATGTTTGTTTTTCACATGTTCACTTGTTTCTCACGTTTAACAGCAAATCATTGCATGTTAGGTTGGTCCTTGACCGAGTTCCAAAAGAAAGTTGCACGCGGATTTTTTACATTAGGTTCTGGACGTCATAATACGCtcataaataaatgagaaTTGTTAAAAGCTTGACCTTATGCACACACATACACAGTTCCACATTTAATTTTACCTTAAATATACGGCGAGCAATGCtccaaaattattcattttttatacaaaaatttattgaattttacttGTTGTTTTCCAATCTTATTTACTTGTTGCTTGTGCTAGTCGCAAATACAACAATTTCCTAACAATAACCGTTCTCAAAGactattttcaaatacaaGTTCGCgttgtttctattttcgtgTATTTACCGTGTATATTTTGAGAATCAAGGTGATGAAAGAAAGACAAATTATATTCAATCACACACATCAATTTAACATTGATAATGATCTTCTTGCGAGTATCTCTTTTTCATTTGCAACGGATAATTCAATCCATATCTCTTATTACCGAAAGTGGATCAACTCATTTAGCAACAcattattaatgaaaaaggcaaTTCAAAGAAAGGAAACTTTAGATTAACAGAGATTCAACCTATAAATGAGCACCAATCACTTAAAAACTCACCACTTCGATTTTCAcgttaattttcttttgttctaagtTAACAACTCATATAATGCGACACCTCTTCGAAGTAATTATTGTCTATTTCCAGTTCTCTTGTTATGTAACGTCTGTTGTTGTCTAAGACCATTTTTAATGATAACGCCGTTAACATatcaacaaaaacacaaaaactttttgcaaTGTCAATAAAACAGCTGATCGTAGTTCAACACCAATATCGACCGTAGTACGAGTACACATTTGTGAGAGTTTGCGCGATGCATTCATTCACTGAACGCATACAATCGCCATCTATCTTTCATTACATGTTTTGTTGATGAATGAATGGttgttcaaaaagaaaattgtgtccGTATAATCCATATGTCTCAAGTTAAGCTTTGTGCTTAAGCGTTACCTAGAGTAAATAGATCAAATATTTTGGAGTTCTCACAAGGCACAGTCATTAGTAAGGTTGACAAGTTCAGTTTCAGTGTGAATTTcattgatccgaggcgaaacTGTGGTCAATCAACTCATGAAAAGAaaccttttcaattttaatttcgagTAAATAAGAGGTAAAtcttaaaaatcaaaagctTCGCGTGTCTCAGACAAATTACACTTCGCCTAAATACCCGAAATAGTAGATAGATATCCACAACTTACAGAGAAGCTTCTTAACTTTGAAACCGTTATCTGCAGTCAGAAATTTTCACTACACTTATCACCCACTTTACTCTCACCCACCCTCCCCCTTtaagttaattaaattcacCAATCGCAATCGTTTAagtaatcaaaattaaatgtgtTGCTGGACACCACTATTAACGTTTTGTACGTATTATTCTAAGTTCAATGAGGTCTACTTCAACGTCATTGATTTATATATCCTATATCCTATCCAACCCTGCAATACAGCAACATTACAACATGTATTGTATACGCGATCTTCACATATACCATTACGTGTAAAATTGAATACAATCACATCAACGTGGAATATGAACCGACAGTCACTGCACCGAATACTCAATATATTCATTTTGTATAGTACAGTCAGCCTATTCAAAACCAAAAGCAGTCCATAGAATTAATAAGTCGGAAAATGAtctaaaattcaaatcgaacTTTTATTCACTAAGCTCCAAGTcaaatgaatttgattttgtgtaATTGAAATAGTTCGCACAAAGTGAAGAAAACGTGAAAAATCAAtatcgaatccattgatttgtagATTCtattttggttgaaaatgtcatTGTACAGACTGTCAGTTCGGTTGATATCAAATAATTTCAGCAACgatatcaaaatcaattttcggaATACAAATCAGCAGATAGTTCCAGGTGCAAATATTCAGACACATCGGAATTTCTGTGCATTGCAAAAGAAACATGTGAGTAAAATGTATCTGGTCTATTAATAAAAACCGCGACTTGATTACGCGTGGTGTATAAAAGCAAACTAGAAATTGTTATGTCGTGAATGTATTCGTGTAACTTTGTGGCGATAAAgcatataaaaataattattttatcttGTGAACTCgacaaattatgaatttttaatttgtaataTGTATTGTTTGTGAGAGTCCGTCTGATTGATCCGAATTAACAAAGAAATGATGATGCAAATCATCTATTATTCATACATCCGATTCGATGTCTTACGATGGTAGTTGTTCGTTATCAATTCTTTGGATCTATGATTATCATTGACGCGATTATGTATTTGATGTGAATAAAAATCGATTAATAAGTTGACCGTTTATCGAATTTATTGAATAGCTAAAGTCACCTTTAAGTTCTGATATTGCAAACATTTAGCTTCGTAACTGTGGTAAATGgaattaacatttttgtttccttaAGGTCACATTTAgtacaaaaattacaaaaaatcttattcatttttaactcTAAATTACATGTCATTGTAGCCATAACAAATCGTTTAAACCAAACgagttacattttcatttgtgtCTTAACGTTGTGGCTTTACACTaaatttttctagttttttttttatcggcACGTAAAAAGTAGTCAAGGTCTCAGCAGTGTTGAGACTCAAACTACAACCAGATTGTAAATgtaagaatttcattttcacaaaatcgtAACTCTGGTCAATCGCATATTAAGTGTTATGCAGATCtatgatttcatttttcaatgtaaaaattgtagaattacgagaaaaatgtCTCAGTAGATCTCCTGAAAACCAAAAGTCCAGAAAATGTCTTTACACTAAAAATTGTCACAGCTGAGAAACTTAACCTCgtgttaacctgttacagacgctaaaccagtattattatcgggtctattacttccatcgatcaaagtatttgtaATCTactgatttcaaatcttgtacttcaatttttttacataaattttacaataaaaagaccatattacccagagttTCTCATTGTTTTTGTCGCCATTGAATAGGTGAATAGCCGGGACAGGTAATAATAATGATTTACGATTCTATGTgacaaaaatgatgaaaatgatttgttgGGTGATTATTTACTCGTCTTCGGCTCGGTTCAGCCTATATACTAacaaaaatagtattttacatgactagggataaaaagatgagtagagttttcgtgtgaattttgttgatccgaggcgaagccgaggtcaataaacacacgaaaacgagacttttcatttttttatcccgagttatgtaacgGATTTTACATGataagggcgtcgaaagaagtgcttgaaacatgaaaagtacggttttcgacgcatgtagcacgTAAATGATATTTCCTCGGACATTTCTGTCCCGTAGCTTCGTAATGTAGTATGAGCCGATTGTTATGTAAAGTTAATAGGTCAAATTTTCACTACTGATAGGGCCAGACAATGTTCAGTCCGTTTCAATATCATCGATATTATGCTGAAAGATTACATTTTTAGAGATTTATTTTAGTTGATCGCTCTAATTTTATATATGTGAAGGTATACAATGAATGAGTATTTCAAGATAACGATAACCGTGATTGTCGAAAATCCGACGGATGATAAAATTACACAATCGAGCTAATCCAtgcatgaaaatttcagaGCAATCAAATAACTTGTTTGTGTATCGCGTGggcttcattcaaaaatttggctGCAAATAAAGAACTCTTACAAATCGTATTTTTTTGCTTACTATAATTTCAGGACGTAATGCCTCCAAACGCGATGAATGCACGGAATCTCGCTATTCAggaaatcacaaaaaatatccAGCTTTATTCGGGGAAACCGAGAAAAGCTGGTATCGATCCGAAAACTCTAAGGTTAGTATTCTACAACGTTTGTTTTCTTATTGTTGAGAAATATCGATCCGAATACGTTTGTTTGACTTAGGCTAGCTGTTTATCTAAGTGTTAGTGAAATGATTGGATAATACTTACTTTGAACTTTACAAAATATACTTGCGGTTGTCGATAATCTGTATACATGttatttaatgatttttccttGTACATCAAAACATTATTGTAGACTTGTTGTTATGAATTGAATAGTTTCTATCGAATAATATTCTAATTCATTGGTGTCATATTTGAGAGTGTTTTTTTGtgagtaatttttattgttacaaaatcttccgacaattttaattttaaattgccATAAGACCAGACGCatcatttcattgaattttgtgTGTTCACCTCTTTAGATTAAATGATCCCATTGATAAGCCTCTGGTTATTATGCTCAGCTGGTTGCTGGCAAAACAGAAGCATCTATCAAAATTCGCCGAACTCTACATCGAACAGGGCTACGATGTTGTAACGGTAGCAATCACACCGTGGCAGCTGTTGTGGCCTGCGAAAGGAACGCAAGTAAATGCAGGTtaaacttttccaaatttcaaatttacataACACCGAAACCGACAGTTAATTTCAGCcgatttgctaaaatttttggaaaataatccGATGTACAATCCGTTGTTGTTGCACGGATTCTCAGGTTGGTTTTAAATGAATCGTCATCTCCTGGTTATTTGctgtaattcaattttgtttttgatccAACAGTGGGAGGTTACATGTGGGGTGAATGCTTGGTACATATGGCTCGCGACCAGGAGCGATATAGTTCCATCTTGAATCGAATTTCCGGACAAATTTGGGATAGTGCGGCAGATATTACCGAAATACCAGTGGGTATGTTGTCTTCGAACATAATTTTCTTGTGAGAGAGTACAAATTCGTTTGAAATTCATAGGTGTACCAAAGGCTTTGTTCCCTACCAATCAGGCCTTACAGAATGCTCTCAGACATTACATGGTGTAAGTGTAATCGAATTGGATTGTTGATTTATGtcttatttatacaaaatttccATCGACCAGTTACCACATGAAAACATTCCATGATGCAGCGACCATGCATTACATACGATCTAGTCAAATGTTTCACAGTACATTGGTAAAAAGTCCGGCCTTATTTCTACTTTCGAAAACCGATCCAGTTGGTGCTGTCGCTTCGAATCAGCGAGTCCGAGAAAGCTGGGAGTCGTTAGGCATTTCTTGCTCGTGGAAATGTTGGGACCAATCGCCCCATGTCGGTCATTTCCACAAACACAGAGAGGAGTACGTTGAGACATTGTTCAATCATTTGCGATCGAT
This genomic window contains:
- the LOC119074196 gene encoding transmembrane protein 53-B isoform X1; amino-acid sequence: MSLYRLSVRLISNNFSNDIKINFRNTNQQIVPGANIQTHRNFCALQKKHDVMPPNAMNARNLAIQEITKNIQLYSGKPRKAGIDPKTLRLNDPIDKPLVIMLSWLLAKQKHLSKFAELYIEQGYDVVTVAITPWQLLWPAKGTQVNAADLLKFLENNPMYNPLLLHGFSVGGYMWGECLVHMARDQERYSSILNRISGQIWDSAADITEIPVGVPKALFPTNQALQNALRHYMVYHMKTFHDAATMHYIRSSQMFHSTLVKSPALFLLSKTDPVGAVASNQRVRESWESLGISCSWKCWDQSPHVGHFHKHREEYVETLFNHLRSINMIGFADKLRAKL
- the LOC119074196 gene encoding transmembrane protein 53-B isoform X2, which produces MSLYRLSVRLISNNFSNDIKINFRNTNQQIVPGANIQTHRNFCALQKKHDVMPPNAMNARNLAIQEITKNIQLYSGKPRKAGIDPKTLRLNDPIDKPLVIMLSWLLAKQKHLSKFAELYIEQGYDVVTVAITPWQLLWPAKGTQLISADLLKFLENNPMYNPLLLHGFSVGGYMWGECLVHMARDQERYSSILNRISGQIWDSAADITEIPVGVPKALFPTNQALQNALRHYMVYHMKTFHDAATMHYIRSSQMFHSTLVKSPALFLLSKTDPVGAVASNQRVRESWESLGISCSWKCWDQSPHVGHFHKHREEYVETLFNHLRSINMIGFADKLRAKL
- the LOC119074196 gene encoding transmembrane protein 53 isoform X3, translated to MPPNAMNARNLAIQEITKNIQLYSGKPRKAGIDPKTLRLNDPIDKPLVIMLSWLLAKQKHLSKFAELYIEQGYDVVTVAITPWQLLWPAKGTQVNAADLLKFLENNPMYNPLLLHGFSVGGYMWGECLVHMARDQERYSSILNRISGQIWDSAADITEIPVGVPKALFPTNQALQNALRHYMVYHMKTFHDAATMHYIRSSQMFHSTLVKSPALFLLSKTDPVGAVASNQRVRESWESLGISCSWKCWDQSPHVGHFHKHREEYVETLFNHLRSINMIGFADKLRAKL